The following are from one region of the Centroberyx gerrardi isolate f3 chromosome 16, fCenGer3.hap1.cur.20231027, whole genome shotgun sequence genome:
- the elp1 gene encoding elongator complex protein 1, which produces MRNLKLLRSGRSSALGGPGRPQGLSVRTDSGSLLLASQFSITEFEPRTGQVLSEVSLTADGFLPEDGSGAAVGLQDLPDQESVCLATAGGDVVLCNLNTKQLECVGSVDSGLTSMSWSPDEELVILTTGQETIIMMTKDFEPITEVGIHQDDFGEGKFITVGWGKKETQFHGSEGKQAAQRKIQEVQPAASWDDRRPRVSWRGDGQLFAVSAVCPQTGARKVRVWSRECVLQATSESINGLEQPLCWRPSGSVIASTQRHPNKHSVVFMEKNGLLHGDFTLPFSRDRAKVKELLWNSDSTVLAVWLEETTAGEDEQVNTHIQLWTVGNFHWYLKQSLDFGRDSQNAPVCVAWDPERPLRLHLVTGGWTSLTYDWGWSTERSAGPDATDNANVAVIDGDKILVSTFRQCVVPPPMCSFDLQLTSPVNQVTFLCQPQRTNQLAALSADGQVSVYGRDAAEPADKAAGGFRTVSRPLVLQKTFRLAVLQPEPLALRQLLWLKEDLFVGLMSGALPASSSLLLLRPDQDTLTARSQVEVSGVVVSMVHCSQTGTVALQLEDGQTRKLIWDCPDPAVEDWLDSGGCKISFPVSCVQTALCSIGGEEFVLGLTDRSHLYAGDTQLASNVSSFVVYVDFLLLTTHSHTCRCLQLSTLSVKGLQAALASDGGQNDETLRRVERGSRIVTVVPQDTRVILQMPRGNLETVHHRALVLAQLRTWLDSLRFREAFDSMRKLRINLNLIYDHNPQVFLENVEIFLTQLDSINHINLFLTELKEEDTSRTMYPRPDSRPGQPPPAAGRKKVDVVCDALRSRMEAMDPHKFCLSVLTAHVKKTVPELEIALQKVHELRVKPPAAAGAVSAEEALKYLLFLVNVNDLYEHSLGTYDFDLVLMVAEKSQKDPKEYLPFLNMLKSLEPNYQRFSIDKHLKRYRKALHHISKCGEERFPEALMLVKEQKLYSEALRLYPAGSAHCKALSLAYADHLMEQQQAEQAGLLLWRCGEPAGALQAFVSSCCWRDAICTAQQIPLQNDQLALLARELAEKLMEQRRYAEAALLLDQYAKDCEEAIAALITGAVWEEALRLIYMHNRQDITETNLKPALMEAFSTQTSFLEAQKATFTRHKTRLAVVRELKEKARLDMLDEDGPDCPDAELYSEASSVMTNSKYSHSNSRISSRSSKNRRKAERKKLSLKEGSPLEDRALLYALSEIISSVDKMREEVHSLLKALVLFQFDGQAEKLQLAYEEALQLMEAALTEVWQDGLQQSQAPVTGPNSTANSIMASFQQQKPAAAQQDAEILTPPKMRNGVKWKLAILK; this is translated from the exons ATGCGGAACCTGAAGCTGCTGCGGAGCGGGCGGAGCTCGGCGCTCGGCGGCCCGGGACGCCCGCAGGGTCTCAGCGTCCGGACCGACAGCGGCTCGCTGCTGCTCGCCTCGCAGTTCAGCATCACTGAGTTTGAGCCCCGAACCGGACAG gtCCTGAGTGAGGTTTCTCTGACGGCGGACGGTTTCTTGCCGGAGGACGGCAGCGGCGCGGCGGTCGGGCTGCAGGACCTCCCGGACCAGGAGTCGGTGTGTTTGGCGACGGCCGGCGGCGACGTCGTCCTCTGCAACCTGAACACCAAGCAG ttgGAGTGTGTTGGCAGTGTGGACAGCGGTCTGACCTCCATGAGCTGGAGTCCAGATGAGGAACTCGTCATTCTCACCACTG GTCAGGAGACGATCATCATGATGACTAAAGACTTTGAGCCGATCACCGAGGTCGGGATCCATCAGGACGACTTCGGCGAAG gGAAGTTCATCACAGTTGGCTGGGGAAAGAAGGAAACTCAGTTCCACGGTTCAGAAGGGAAACAGGCGGCGCAGAGGAAGATCCAG GAGGTGCAGCCGGCGGCGTCCTGGGACGACCGCAGGCCGCGGGTGTCGTGGCGAGGCGACGGCCAGCTGTTCGCCGTCAGCGCCGTCTGTCCGCAGACCGGAGCCAGGAAGGTGCGGGTCTGGAGCAGAGAGTGCGTCCTGCAGGCCACCAGCGAGAGCATCAACGGCCTGGAGCAGCCGCTCTGCTGGAG ACCCTCAGGCAGCGTGATAGCGAGCACCCAGCGGCACCCCAACAAACACAGCGTGGTGTTCATGGAGAAGAACGGCCTTCTGCACGGAGACTTCACTCTGCCGTTCAGCCGGGACCGGGCCAAG gtgaAGGAGCTGCTGTGGAACAGCGACTCGACGGTCCTGGCCGTCTGGTTGGAGGAAACGACGGCAGGAGAAGACGAACAagtcaacacacaca TCCAGCTGTGGACGGTGGGAAACTTCCACTGGTACCTGAAGCAGAGCCTGGACTTCGGCAGAGACTCCCAGAATGCACCGGTGTGCGTGGCCTGGGACCCGGAGCGCCCGCTGCGGCTGCACCTGGTGACCGGCGGCTGGACCAGCCTCACCTACGACTGGGGCTGGAGCACCGAGCGCAGCGCCGGGCCGGACGCCACCGACAACGCCAACGTGGCTGTGATTGACGGAG ATAAGATCCTGGTGTCGACCTTCAGGCAGTGTGTGGTTCCTCCTCCCATGTGTTCCTTCGACCTCCAGCTGACCTCTCCGGTCAACCAGGTGACCTTCCTCTGTCAGCCTCAGAGGACCAATCAGCTCGCAGCGCTCagcgccgacggacaggtgtcagTCTATGGCCGAG ATGCAGCAGAACCGGCTGATAAAGCAGCAGGAGGGTTCAGGACGGTGTCTCGTCCGCTGGTTCTGCAGAAAACCTTCAg ACTTGCGGTTCTGCAGCCGGAGCCTCTGGCCCTGCGGCAGCTCCTGTGGCTGAAGGAGGATTTGTTTGTGGGTCTGATGTCTGGAGCGCTGCCGGCCTCctccagcctgctgctgctccgcCCCGACCAGGACACACTCACCGCCAG GTCCCAGGTGGAGGTGTCCGGTGTTGTGGTCAGTATGGTTCACTGTTCCCAGACCGGCACCGTGGctctgcagctggaggacggACAGACCAGGAAGCTGATCTGGG ACTGTCCTGATCCGGCGGTGGAGGACTGGCTCGACTCCGGCGGCTGTAAGATCAGCTTCCCTGTTTCCTGTGTGCAGACGGCGCTCTGCAGCATCGGTGGAGAG GAGTTTGTTCTGGGTCTGACTGACAGATCGCACCTGTACGCCGGAGACACACAG cTCGCCTCCAACGTTTCCTCCTTTGTGGTTTACGTcgacttcctcctcctcaccacacactcacacacctgccGCTGCCTCCAACTGAGCACGCTCAGTGTCAAAG GCCTGCAGGCAGCGCTGGCCTCAGACGGCGGGCAGAACGACGAGACGCTGCGGCGGGTGGAGAGAGGATCCAGGATCGTCACCGTGGTTCCACAGGACACCAGagtcatcctgcag atgCCTCGTGGGAACCTGGAGACGGTCCATCACAGAGCGCTGGTATTGGCTCAGCTCAGGACGTGGCTGGACAG TCTGAGGTTCAGAGAGGCGTTTGACAGCATGAGGAAGCTGAGGATCAACCTGAACCTCATCTACGACCACAACCCCCAG GTTTTCCTGGAGAATGTGGAGATCTTCCTCACTCAGCTCGACTCCATCAACCACATCAACCTCTTCCTCACCGAGCTCAA GGAGGAGGACACCAGCAGGACCATGTACCCCCGGCCGGACAGCAGGCCGGGCCAGCCTCCACCAGCTGCTGGGAGGAAGAAGGTGGATGTGGTGTGTGACGCTTTACGGAGCCGCATGGAGGCTATGGATCCACACAA GTTCTGTCTGTCCGTTCTGACGGCTCATGTGAAGAAGACGGTTCCTGAGCTGGAGATCGCTCTGCAGAAAGTCCATGAGCTCCGAG tgaagCCTCCTGCAGCAGCCGGGGCAGTGAGTGCTGAGGAGGCGTTGAAGTACCTGCTGTTCCTCGTCAACGTGAACGATCTGTACGAACACTCTCTGGGAACCTACGACTTCGACCTGGTGCTCATGGTGGCCGAGAAATCCCAGAAG GACCCCAAAGAGTATCTTCCCTTCCTGAACATGCTGAAGAGCCTGGAGCCGAACTACCAGCGCTTCTCCATCGACAAACACCTGAAACGCTACAGGAAGGCTTTACATCACATCAGCAAGTGTG GAGAGGAGCGTTTCCCTGAAGCTCTGATGCTGGTGAAGGAGCAGAAACTCTACAGTGAAGCTCTTCGTCTTTACCCAGCAGGCAGCGCTCACTgcaag GCCCTGAGCCTCGCCTACGCCGACCACCtgatggagcagcagcaggcggaGCAGGCCGGCCTGTTGCTATGGCGATGCGGCGAGCCGGCCGGCGCCCTGCAGGCGTTCgtcagcagctgctgctggagagacGCAATCTGTACAGCGCAACAGATCCCACTGCAGAACGACCAGCTGGCTCTGCTGGCCAGAGAActggcag AGAAGCTGATGGAGCAGAGACGCTACGCAgaagctgctctgctgctggaccagTATGCCAAG GACTGTGAGGAAGCCATCGCCGCTCTGATCACAGGTGCAGTCTGGGAAGAGGCGCTCCGGCTG ATTTACATGCACAACAGGCAGGACATCACTGAAACCAACCTGAAGCCCGCTCTGATGGAAG CCTTCAGCACCCAGACTTCCTTCCTGGAGGCTCAGAAAGCGACCTTCACCCGACACAAGACCCGGCTGGCTGTGGTCCGGGAGCTGAAGGAGAAGGCCAGGCTGGACATGCTGG ATGAGGACGGTCCAGACTGTCCGGACGCTGAGCTTTACTCTGAAGCCAGCAGTGTGATGACCAACTCCAAATACTCCCACAGCAACTCCCGCATCTCCtc ccggTCGTCTAAGAACCGTCGGAAGGCGGAGCGTAAGAAGCTCAGTCTGAAGGAAGGAAGTCCGCTGGAGGACCGAGCGCTGCTGTACGCTCTGTCTGAGATCATCAGCAGCGTGGACAAGATGAGAG AGGAAGTGCACAGCCTGCTGAAGGCCCTGGTGCTGTTCCAGTTTGACGGACAGGCGGAGAAGCTGCAGCTGGCCTATGAGGAGGCTCTGCAGCTGATGGAGGCGGCGCTCACTGAGGTGTGGCAGGACGGCCTGCAGCAGAGCCAGGCCCCG GTCACTGGTCCCAACTCGACCGCCAACAGCATCATGGCTTCCTTCCAGCAGCAGAAGCCTGCGGCGGCTCAACAAG ATGCTGAGATCCTGACGCCTCCAAAGATGAGAAACGGAGTGAAGTGGAAGCTCGCTATTCTCAAGtag